In Clostridium sp. DL-VIII, the following proteins share a genomic window:
- the hisH gene encoding imidazole glycerol phosphate synthase subunit HisH: MIVIIDYGMGNLKSVKNALDFLELQSKISASAEEIKKADALILPGVGAFPDAMETIERLSLDKVIKEEVSNNKPLLGICLGMQLLFEKGFEGIEKKGLGLLKGSIIKMKEDKENNIKIPHIGWNNLIYNQKDVLFDSIDEGEFVYYVHSYFAQNYNDDDLIAYSQYGENKIPGVVRHNNIMGAQFHPEKSGTVGLKILKNFGEMIK; the protein is encoded by the coding sequence ATGATAGTTATAATAGATTATGGGATGGGAAATTTAAAAAGTGTTAAAAATGCACTTGATTTTCTTGAACTTCAGAGTAAAATTTCAGCTAGTGCTGAAGAAATAAAAAAAGCGGATGCATTGATATTACCAGGGGTTGGTGCCTTCCCTGATGCAATGGAAACAATTGAAAGATTATCATTAGATAAAGTAATAAAAGAAGAGGTAAGTAATAATAAGCCGCTTCTTGGAATCTGCCTTGGTATGCAGTTATTATTTGAAAAAGGCTTTGAAGGGATCGAAAAAAAGGGTCTTGGATTATTAAAAGGCAGTATAATAAAAATGAAGGAAGATAAAGAAAACAATATTAAAATTCCTCATATAGGTTGGAACAATCTAATATATAATCAAAAAGATGTATTATTTGATTCAATTGATGAAGGCGAATTTGTTTATTATGTTCATTCATATTTTGCTCAAAATTATAATGATGATGATTTAATAGCTTACAGCCAATATGGAGAAAATAAAATTCCAGGAGTAGTTAGACATAATAATATCATGGGGGCTCAATTTCACCCTGAAAAAAGTGGAACTGTAGGCTTGAAGATTTTGAAAAATTTTGGGGAGATGATTAAATGA
- the hisA gene encoding 1-(5-phosphoribosyl)-5-[(5-phosphoribosylamino)methylideneamino]imidazole-4-carboxamide isomerase, which translates to MIILPAIDIIDGKPVRLYQGDYDRKEIVADDIFETAKSFEDMGAEYIHLVDLDGAKSGNNQNHELVIKIANMLEIPVELGGGIRSFNTIKYLLDNGVSRVILGTIALEDEELLKEAVKVYDEKIAVGIDCKDGKVYGRGWLSGSNLDYVDFAKNMEKFGVKNIIVTDITKDGTLEGPNLEMLKKLKETVNINITASGGIRDINNIKDLMDINLYGAITGKAIYAKTLSLKEAIKVSKNNINK; encoded by the coding sequence ATGATAATTTTACCTGCTATAGATATAATTGATGGGAAGCCAGTTAGGTTATATCAAGGGGATTATGATAGAAAAGAAATAGTTGCAGATGATATATTTGAAACAGCTAAATCTTTTGAAGATATGGGAGCAGAATATATACATCTTGTTGATTTGGATGGAGCAAAAAGTGGAAATAATCAAAATCATGAACTTGTAATAAAAATTGCTAATATGCTAGAAATTCCTGTAGAACTTGGTGGTGGGATACGTTCTTTTAATACTATAAAGTATTTGCTAGATAATGGAGTATCTAGAGTAATTCTTGGAACAATAGCACTTGAGGATGAAGAACTATTGAAGGAAGCAGTAAAAGTGTATGATGAAAAGATTGCAGTGGGAATAGATTGTAAGGATGGGAAAGTATATGGTAGAGGCTGGCTTTCAGGAAGTAATTTAGATTATGTCGATTTTGCAAAGAATATGGAAAAATTTGGTGTTAAAAATATAATTGTAACGGATATAACTAAGGATGGAACCTTGGAAGGACCTAATCTAGAGATGCTTAAAAAATTGAAGGAAACAGTTAATATTAATATTACTGCCTCAGGTGGAATTAGAGATATAAATAATATAAAAGATTTAATGGACATAAATTTATATGGTGCAATAACAGGTAAAGCAATATATGCAAAAACACTATCATTAAAAGAAGCAATAAAAGTCTCAAAAAATAATATAAACAAATAA
- the hisF gene encoding imidazole glycerol phosphate synthase subunit HisF gives MHTKRIIPCLDVKEGRVVKGINFEGLTDVGDPVVLAEHYNNQGADELVFLDITATHEKRGIMERVVQRVAEKIFIPFTVGGGLKTLEDIRTILRAGADKVSLNSAAVRDKKLIKEGAFYFGNQCIVLAADAKKRVDNTGWNVVINGGRIDTGLDLLKWIEEATSLGAGEILLTSMDADGTKKGFDLELTKAISNVTNVPVIASGGCGCLEDFYDVFKDNIADAALAASLFHYGELTVNEVKNYLYNKKIPVRL, from the coding sequence ATGCATACAAAAAGAATAATTCCTTGTCTAGATGTCAAAGAAGGAAGAGTTGTTAAAGGAATTAATTTTGAGGGATTAACAGATGTGGGCGATCCTGTTGTGCTAGCAGAACATTATAATAATCAAGGAGCAGATGAATTGGTTTTCTTAGATATAACTGCTACTCATGAAAAACGCGGAATAATGGAAAGAGTTGTCCAACGTGTAGCTGAAAAAATTTTTATTCCTTTCACAGTTGGCGGTGGACTAAAAACATTGGAAGACATAAGGACAATATTAAGAGCTGGCGCAGATAAAGTAAGTTTGAACTCAGCAGCTGTAAGGGATAAGAAACTTATAAAAGAGGGAGCTTTTTATTTTGGAAATCAGTGCATAGTGTTAGCAGCAGATGCTAAAAAGAGAGTAGATAATACCGGTTGGAATGTTGTAATAAACGGAGGTAGAATTGATACGGGATTAGATTTATTAAAATGGATTGAAGAAGCTACCTCTCTTGGGGCTGGAGAAATTCTTTTAACATCTATGGATGCAGATGGAACAAAAAAAGGTTTTGATTTAGAATTGACAAAAGCAATAAGTAATGTAACTAACGTTCCGGTAATTGCATCAGGTGGATGTGGATGTTTAGAAGATTTTTATGATGTATTCAAAGATAATATAGCAGATGCAGCTCTTGCAGCTTCACTTTTTCACTATGGGGAATTAACGGTTAATGAAGTAAAAAACTATCTGTATAATAAAAAAATTCCTGTACGTTTGTAA